A stretch of DNA from Micromonospora sp. NBC_01813:
CTTCGGCGGCGAGTTCCCCGGGACCGTCATCATGGGCCGGTTCTACATCGCCCACGTGCTGCTCATCCCCGGCTTGCTGGTGGCGCTGATCAGCGTGCACCTCGGGCTGGTCTTCAAGCAGAAGCACACCCAGTGGGCCGGTCCGGGGCGGACCAACGACAACGTCGTGGGCGAGCGGATGTTCCCCCGCTACGCGATCAAGCAGGGCGGCTTCTTCATGATCGTCTTCGGGGTCATCGCCCTGATGGCGGGAATCTTCCAGATCAACCCGGTCTGGCTGTTCGGCCCGTACGAGGCGGCGGTCGTCTCCGCGGCCAGCCAACCCGACTGGTACGTGATGTTCCTGGACGGCTCCACCCGGTTGATGCCGGCCTGGGAGCTGAACATCCCGATCGGCGACGGGTACGTGATCCCACCGCTGTTCTGGCCGACCGTGGTGCTCCCCGGCATTCTGGTGATGCTCTCGCTGGCGTATCCGTTCCTCGAGGCCCGCTACAACAAGGACACGGCGAGCCACAACCTGCTGCAGCGGCCCCGCGACGTCCCGGCCCGTACCGCCGTCGGCGCGATGGCCATCACCTTCTTCATCGTCCTGACGATCTCCGGCGGCAACGACGTGTTCGCCGACAAGTTCTACGTCAGCCTGAACGCGATGACCTGGGTCGGCCGCATCGGACTGATCCTGTTGCCGCCGCTGGCCTACTACGTCACGTACCGGATCTGCCTCGGGCTGCAGCAGCACGACCGGGAGGTGCTGGCGCACGGCGTCGAGACCGGCATCATCCGTCGACTGCCCGACGGCCGCTTCGTCGAGGTGCACCAGCCGCTCGGCCCGACCGACGAGCACGGTCACGGCAAACTGGAGTACGTCGGCTGGGTGGTGCCGAAGAAGATGAACCGACTCGGCGCGTTGGGTCCTGCGGTCAAGGGCTTCTTCTTCCCCCTCGAGAAGCCGGTGCAGGCGGCACCGCCGCCGCACGTGCCGCTCGACCCGGCTGAGGAGCCGCCAGCCGCCACGACACCGTCGGCGAACCGGGAGGAGATCAGCAGCGGCAGCCGCTGATCTGATAGCCGACGACCAGCAACGACAGCGCCCGCCGGTGGACCGGCGGGCGCTGTCGTTCATCCGTACCGTGATGGCCGCGTCGTCACGGTGTCGTCGATGTCTCGTCGCGGTGGCCGTGCCGGCTCAGCCCGGCGGCGAAGTCGGCGACCCGGCTGGCCAGTGGCGCCGCACTGCGTACCCAGGTGAAATGGTCCATTCGCCGGCCTGCCTCGGCCGAGGTGTAGTGGTCACGTCGGATCGGCGCGTGGTCCAGGTAACCGCAGAGATGGTCGATCGTCGGCGCGGGCGTGTAGCCGTCGTGCTCCACACTGACGGCGAGCACCGGGGTACGCAACCGCCGCAGCGCCGGCTCCGGGTCGACACCGTCGATCTGCGGCAGCCGACCGACCCGGGCGGTGAACGCCCAGTCGCGGATCACCCCACGAGCCTGCCGGCCCCCGAAACCCCAGCCCGGCCAGACGCCGAGCAGCCTGGTGGTGAGCGCGATGCCCTGGGTGAACGGCAGCACCCCGAAACCGAACGGACCCGGGTACGTCCGCCAGTACGGCAGCCCGACCGCGATCAACGCCAGCCCGTCGACCACAGCGCCTCTGTCGGCTGCGGTGCCGCCGATCAGCGCGGTGTGCAGCAGGGCTGCCTGCCCGCCGAGGGAGTGTCCGAGCAGCAGCCGGGTCCGTCCGTCCAGCCGGGGCTTCAGCGCGTCCAGGACCGCCCCGACGTCGGCCACGAGGTCGGTGTACCCGTGTCGGGACGTACGGCTGACTGGCGGGGTGCTCGACCCTGTGCCGCGCAGGTCCGTCACGACGACGGCGAGCCCTGCCGTTTCGAGGCGGTCACCGGGTCAGCGTACGAGGTTGTGTTACTCGTCGGTAGCCTCGTCGTTGCTCAGTCTGCGTCGCCCAGCCCGATGGCGAAGGCGGCCTCCAGGTCATGCTGCGAGTACGCCCGGAAGGCGATGTGCGACTCGGTGTTGAGGACCCCGGGAACCTTGGAGATCCGGCCAGCGATCACCTCGGCGATCTCGTCGAACTCACGAACCCGCACGATCGCGATCAGGTCGACGTGTCCGGCGACCGAGTAGACCTCGCTCACTCCGGCCAGCCCGGCGAGCGTCTCGGCCACTTCCGGAATCGAATCCGTCGCACAGTCGACCAGCACGATCGCGGTGATCACCGTTGTTCCTCCCGTCCGTTGGGTCGGGCGTCGTCGCACCCTTCCTGATGCTATCCAGCGCGGCGGTCGGGGTGGGCGTTCCCAGCTTGGTTGCCAGGCTGCCCGGCCGGACCGGACCGGCGTCGGCGTCAGCGGGCGGCCACCGTCAGATCCGCGCCGACCCGGATCGCGTCGACCAGCCGTTCGCCATCGGCGACCCGCGCGCCGGGCCAGATCACCGAACGGGTCACCGACCCTCGGACCACCGCCCCCGCACCGACAACCGACTGAACGTGTCGCCCGACGACGGTTGCCGACGGGTCGAGCAGGCTGTGGCCACCGGCGGCGTGCAGATTGGCGGCCAGGTAGTCCCACGGTGTGCCGGTGTCCAGGTAGGTGCCGGTGAAGCCGACCACCTGGAGCGCGCCGGCCGCTTCCGCCGGCCGCCACACGGTGCGGACCAGGTCCCCGAACTCGGCCGGCAGCGCGCTGACGTAGCGCCAAGGCAGCAGTGAGAAGCCGGCGAAGCGGTGTCCGGCGAAGCCGCCCTGGTCGTCGGGGTCGGTCAGCCGCTTGCCGAGCAGCCGTACGCACTCGCCGTCCCAGCCGTCCAGCAGCGCCGCGATGTCCGGGCCCGGGGCGGCGTCCCGGCTGGCCAGATACCCGTCGGCGTTGCCGACCAGCACCCCACGTCCGTCGATCCAGTCCCGCAACCGGCCGACCCCGCCGGAGGTGCCCAGCGGGTCACCGGGTTCCACCGACAGGTGCGCGCGGTCCCCGACGTGGCACACCACCTGATCGCCGAGGTAGCAGGCGTTCACCGCGACCGCCCCGGGACCGGTGAAGCCGAGGGCGCCGACCCTGGCGAGCGCCCGGTCCAGCAGCGCGACGTTGCCGACCGGACAGAGTGCCTTCGGCACCCGGTCGGTCAGTGGCCGAAGTCGGCGACCTTCGCCGGCGGAGAGGACCACCGCGCAGATCCGGCCGGCTTCGACCGGTGCCGGTCCACTCACCCGGATCCCCGTGGCTGCTCCGGGGCGTCGACCGGCTGCGGGCGGTCGGTGTCGGTCTGCTGCGCGGCGAGCGGCCCGATGCCGTAGTGCGCCAGTAGCCGGGCGGTCGCCGGGGTCAGTCGGGGGAGAGCGTCGAGTTGGTGCCAGGCAGCCTCGTAGACCTCGGCGCCGTCGACGACGAGTTCGGTACTCGACGCGGGCACCGCGACGTCGAACACGACGTCCACCCAGCCCTTGGCATGCACCACCGCGTTGGGCGACGCCGGGCGCAGCGCCTGCGGAGACAGCTTGATGCCGGTCTCCTCGGCCAACTCCCGGGCCGCCCCCACCACAGGTTCCTCCCGACGGCGCAGCAGCCCGGCGGGCAGGGACCAACTACGGCCTGGTGGTTGCCGCAGCAGCAGCAGCCGGCCGGGCCCGGTCGGGTCGGCCTCGGAGTCGGTCACCAGGGTGACCGCACCGACGATGTACTTGTGCACCGCCATCCGGACCAACCTGCGACGCAACGGGTGCGGCAGCCGGTAGAACACGCCGTACAACAGTGCGCGCGCGGGGGATCGGCGGGTGATCATACGTCCAGGCTAGAGGTAGCCGGTCTGCTCCGCCGGAGGCAGCCCACCGCGTTGGTCGACGATAGCGATGAGCTGGTCGACCACGGCCTCGGGCTCGATCGTCCGATCCACCACGGCGACGAGCATGGTCTCCATGTCGGGGTAGTTCAGGGCTTCGGCGAGCCGGCGCAGCGGCTTGTCGTTGGACAGCGCCCGATCATGCTTGCGCAGGATCAGGCTGACCGTGGCGCGCCCCAGCCGTACCTTGTCGTTGATGCTGATGCCCGGCTCGGAGTGCTCGGCGAACCAGCGGTTGATCTGCATCTGCGCCTGCGGTGACTTGACGAACCCGAGCCACTCCTTGCGCGGACCAGCGGGCGAGGGCGCGGCCCCGGTGGGCTGGTCCTCGCTCTCGGTGAAGATCTCCACCACGTCGCCGTCGGACAGCTCGGAGGCGAGCGGTGCCAGCCGGCCGTTGATCCGTACGGCGAGACACCGCGAGCCCTTGTGCGGGTCGAGTTCGTACGCGAGATCCACCGGGGTCGACCCGGCGGGCAGCACTATCTGCCGGCCCTCGGCGAACACCTGGATCTGTGCGTCCACCAGGTCGCAGCGCAGCGAGTGCACGAACTGGTCGGCGTCGATGGTCGCCTGTGACCAGTCGAGCGCCCGGCGCAGCCAGCCCAGTTCCTCGGACCGGGTCACCGCACTGGCCCGCTCCGCCTTCGGGAAGTGGTACGGCGCGGCGACGCCGAACTCGGCGGACCGGTGCATCGCCTCGGTACGGATCAACACCTCCACCGGAGAGTCGTCCGGCCCCATGACGGTGGTGTGCAGGGACCGGTAGAGGTTGTTCTTCGGTGCGGCGATGAAGTCCTTGAACCGGCCGGGCACCGGGCGCCAACTGCAGTGGATGGCGCCGAGTGCGGCGTAACAGTCGGTGCCCGGGCCGGTCACCACGATCTCGATCCGAGGCAGGTCGACCGGCATCTGGTGGCCACCGGCGACGGTGTCCTTCCAGATCGAGTAGCGGTGCCGGGGCCGGGGTGCGACCTTGGCGGTCACTCTTTCCCGCCGCAACGCCACCTCGGCCTGGGCGCAGACCCGTTCGAGATACGGTGCCCGCTCCGATCGGCTCGACAGGTGGTCCTCGATCCGCTGGTAGGCATCCGGCTCCAGGTGGAACAGGACGATGTCGTCGAGCTCACGCTTGAGTTTCTGGATGCCGAGTCGGTCACAGAGCGGCACCAGCACGTCCAGGGTGGCCTTGGCGATGCGGGCCCGCGACGCAGGGGAACGCACCCCGAGGGTCCGCATGTTGTGCAGCCGGTCGGCGAGCTTGATGACCAGCACCCGGACGTCCTTGGCCGCAGCGATGATCATCTTGCGGATGGTCTCGGCCTCGGCGGCCTTGCCGTAGAACGCCTTGTCGAACTTGGTCACCCCGTCGACCAGGTGGGCCACCTCGTCGCCGAAGTCCGCAGCCAGGGAGGGCAGGTCGTAGGTGGTGTCCTCGACGGTGTCGTGCAGCAACGCGGCGACCAGGGTGGTGGTGTCCATGCCGAGTCCGGCGCAGATCTCGGCGACCGCCAGCGGATGGGTGATGTAGGGCTCGCCACTCTTGCGGAACTGCCCGGCGTGCATGCTGTCGGCCTTCTGGTAGCCGCGACGCAGCACACCCGGGTCTGCGGTCGGGTGGACCGACCGGTGGACCCGGATCAGCTCAGCGACCGGGTCAGGGGATCCGGGAGACCAGGACAGCCAGGCGCGCAGCCGCGCGGACAGCGGTGTCGCGGTGGGTAGGAAACGTCCGATTGCGGCGCCGGGACCGGCGTCGACGTCCACGCGGAGACACCTCCTCACCCATCGCCCAGCCGGGTACCGGCCTGGACGCACGCCACGAATCGGGCGTTGGCTGACAGGACTGCACTTCTCTAACAGCCTAAGCGAGCGGGCGTCGTACGATCGGCTAGTTGCGGCTGTGCGATCGGTCGAGTCTTGGTGCCGGGAGGTCACCGGCACCCGTCACCCGGGCGGCTTCCTCGGCTCTGACCAGCAGCTGATGGAACCGGCCGGCACCGCGCGCCGGTGACACCCAACCGTCGGTGACGCTGACCAGCCGGGTTTCCGGTGGTTCCAACCAGGACAGGATGCGCTCGGACTCCGCCGCGCTGGCCCGTGGCACCGGCCCGTGTCCGGGCGGGACGGTCTCCGCGGTGGCGCGCAGCAGGTCGATGGTGCCGCGCGGATGTTGCCGTGGTGGCGACACGCCGGCGGCGGCCAACCGGCCGTGCCGGACGATGGCCAGCTCCCATCCACCGTGCTCGGCACGGCGCGCGGCCACCAACTCGGCGATCCGGGCCAGCGCGGACAGCCGCTGCATCCGCAGGGTGACCCGCAGGAGGGCGGCGAGCCGCCCCCGGACCGTGGCCGCCTCCTCGTAGCGTTGGCCGGCGGCGAGGGCGTCGATCCGGGTGAGCAACGTGTCGACCAGCGTCTGCGGGTCGTCGCCGATGGCGGCCCGGATCGGATCGACGGCGAGCTCCGCGTACTCGGCCGGGCTTATCCGGTGTTCGCAGGGCGCCGGGCAGCGACCCAGCTCGGCGAGGGCGCACGCCGGCGTGCGGGTCCTGACGGACAGCCGGTGGGTGCACTGGCGTAGCTGCAGCGCGTCGTGGATCGCGGCGGCGGCCAGCTCCGCAGCCCGCCGCGACGGGAACGGCCCCAGCACCGTCTCGTCGGCCGGCGAGACCGCCCGGACGGTGGACAGCCGGGGATAGGCCTCGTCGGTGACCTTCAGCCAGACCATCCGCTCGGGAAACTTCGACTGCCGGTTGTACGGCGGTGCGTGCGCCGCGATCAGCCGCAGCTCACGCACCTGCGCCTCGAGCCGGTGGGCGCATTCGACCGCCTCCACCCGGGTGGCGGCGGCCAGCATCTCGGACATCCGGGCCCGGCGCTCGGCGGCGGTGAAGTAGCTGCGCACCCTGGTGGCGATGTCACCCGAGGTGCCGACGTAGAGCGGCCGGTCGTCGGCGGCCCGGAAGATGTAGACGCCAGGAGTGCGCGGCAGCCCGTCGGCCAGGTGGCGTTTGCGTCGTTGCGCGGCGCTGACCGCCCGGCTGAACTCGACCGCGTCACCGATCGTGGACACCTGGAAGCCGCCGAGCCGGGCGATCAGCCCGTGCAGCACGTCGACGGTCGCCTGGGCGTCGGCGAGCGCCCGGTGGGTCGGCTGCCGCGGGGTGCGGAAGAAGGCCGCGAGCGTGCCGAGCTTGCGGTTGGGCACCTCGTCGCGGATCAGCACCCGTCGGGCGAGCGCGGCCGTGTCCAGCACCGTTGGTGCCGGCCACCGGTAGCCGTGTCGGGCGCAGGCCGCCTTCAGGAACCCGACGTCGTACGGCGCGTTGTGGGCGACCAGCACCGCGTCGGAGAGGAACTCGAGCAGGCTGGGCAGCACCTGCTCGATCGGTGGCGCGGGCACGAGCATGGCCTGGGTGATGCCGGTGAGCACGGTGATGAACGGCGGGATCGGCTGCCCGGGGTTGACCAGCGTGGCGAAGACACCCAGCTCGGCACCGCCGCGTACCTTGACCGCGCCTATCTCGGTGATCCCGCCACCGTCGGGGGCACCACCGGTGGTTTCCAGGTCGAGCACGACGAAAGTGGTGTCGTGCAGTGACACAGAGTGTCCATCTGTGAGTAGTGTGTCGATGGTGCCCTGGGTGTACCCCGAATGAGGGGTGGGATCCGGTATCGACACGACAGCCACCGTAGGGCATCGGTATGACACGGTCGCCCCACCCGTACCATCGGTAACGATACGATCGACCCAGAGAGATCATTCTTCCTGTCGGGCACGCGGCGGCCCACCGGTGGGAGACTGGGGTGCATGGCCGCACCGGATCCGACCGACGCTCGTCCCGAGGGGGCGGCGCCGACGACCGGCGCCCATAACCCACCCGCCAGCACCATGCCGCCGAGCGGTCCGGACCTCGCCGCGGCGGCCGAGACGTCCCCCGAGCCGGTGCTGCCCGAGGCGGTGCGCTCCCGCATCGTGGTGCTCGCGGCCAGCGCGTTGCCGGAGATTCCGGTCGACGAGCTACCGGCACCGCTGCGCAAGGTCGCCAAGTTCGCGCCCAACCGGCGGGCCCGCTACGGCGCCGCCGCCATCGCGGCCCAACTCACCAACGACCCGTTGTTCCGCCAGCGGGTTGCCGCCCGCGCCGTGGACGAGGCGGGGGAGTTGGGCGAGGCGATCGCCTCGGGCGTCACGCCGGGTGCGGCGGACCCGGTGGAGGTCGCCGCCCTGGCGTACCTGATGCGCCCGGTCAGCTGGCGTGACCTCGTCGCCGCCGCCGGGGCGGCCGTGCGGGCCGAGGCGGACAGCGCCGCCGTCGCCGCGCTGATCGACGACGCCGAGGCTCGCGCCAACCGGGCCGAACACGACCGGACGGTAGCCCGGGTCGAGGTGGACAAGCTCCGGGACGAACTGGCCCGGGTCCGCGAGGAGCTCGGCCAGCTGCGCGAGGAGTCCCGGCTACTGGCCCGCTCGCTACGGGAGGCGCAGACACAGCAGCGCCGCGCCAACGAACTGCTGGCCACCGAACGCGGCCGTGCCGCGCGCGCCGCCGCCGATCACGACGCCGAACTGCGCCGGCTACGGGCCAAGCTCGCCGACGCGGAGCTGTCCGCCGGCTCGGCCCGTCAATCCGCGAAGGAGGCCCGGGCGGTCGACGACGCACGCCTGTGGCTGCTGCTGGAGACCATCGGACAGGCCGCCCAGGGGCTGCGCCGGGAGCTGGCCCTCGACCCGGCCGACAAGCTGCCGGCCGACTTCGTCGCGGACAGCTTCACCGACCGACCGGCGGCCGCGACCTCGACCCGCGCCCGGGACACCGACGACCCGGCCCGGCTCGACGATCTGCTGTCCCTGCCCCGGGCCCACCTGATCGTCGACGGCTACAACGTGACCAAGCGCGGCTTCGGTGAGGTACCGCTGGAGCAGCAGCGCAAGCGCCTGATCACCGGGCTCGGTGGGATCGCCGCGCAGACCGGCGACGAGGTGACCGTGGTCTTCGACGGCGCGGAGCGGATGCACGGCCTGCCGCCAGCACCCCGCGGGGTGCGGGTGCTGTTCTCCCGCAAGGGTGAGACGGCGGACGAGCTGATCCGACGGCTGGTGCGCGCCGAGCCGTCGGGGCGGGCGATCGTGGTGGTCTCCTCCGACCGAGAGGTGGCCGACGGGGTCCGCCGGCACGGCGCCTACCCGATGGGCGCCGACTCCCTGCTGCGCCGACTGGCCCGCTCCTGAGGCGGACCGTGGGGCCGTCAGCCCATCGTCTTCTGCCCGTCGATGGACTCGCGGATGATGTCGGCGTGCCCGGCATGCTGCGCGGTCTCCGCGATCAGGTGCAGCACCACCCGCCGCACCGACCAGCTCGCCCCGGGCTCGTACCAGGGTGCCTGGGGAAGCGGATGGGCGATGTCCAGGTCGGGCAGGCTGGAGATCAACCCGTCGGTGTGCTCGGCGACGGCGGCGTACTCGTCGAGCAGTCCGGACAGGGTCTCGTCGGGTCGCATTCGATGCTGATCGAGCCAGTCGACCTGCACCCGCTCCATTTCTGCGGCTCCTCCAACGGCAAACCGCATCCAGCTCTGCTCGGTCACCGCGAGATGCTTGACGATGCCGCCGATCGTCAACTCGCTGACCGTGCTACGGGTGGTGGCGGCCGAGTCGTCGAGCCCGGCGGCGGTGAACCGTAGAAAATCTCGGTGCTTGCGCAGGGTGGCGAGCAGATCGGCGCGCTCGCCGGTGACCGTGATCGACATGAGAGATCTCCCGTCCGGATTGATCGACGACGGCGCGGTCCGGCCGTGCCGGCACAGGCTATGGCCGGGGACCGACAGCTTCGCCCCGGAAATGTCGGACCCGCTGTCTATCGTCGATGTCACTGGCGGTGGTCGGGTCACTGCGGCGGCCGGTTGACTACGGTGACCGGGCCGACAGCGATCCGTGGCACGGGGGCCGGCCACCGCCGCCGACCGCCCTGCGTCGTCGCCGACAGTGAGGAGCCCAGCGATGATCATCGACTGTGACAGCTGCGCCGTGACCCGCGGACCAGCCTGCGATGGCTGCTTCGTCAGCGCGTTGCTCGACACTCCCGACGAGGTCGGCGCCCTCGACGTCGGCGAGCGCTACGCGATCGAGGTGTTCGCCCGGGCCGGGTTCGACGTCGAAGTGCTGGCGGCACCGCCGGTGGCCGTGCTCAGCCGCAGCCGCCGGCCTCGTGCTCCGCGAAGACGCATCGCCTGACCTCCACAAGATCCCGCGTGGCTGGCTCGGCACCGCTGCCGCCTGGTCCGTCGAGCGCGGCTAGGATCGGCCTCATCAGCTGGCGGGAGGTCACCGGGAAATGTCCCCTCGTGCCTGGGCGCTGCTGACGTTCGTGGTCCTGCTGGCGGCGATCGCCGTGGCGGCGGCCGTGCTGGTGCCGTGGCGGTCACCGCCGGTGCCCCGGGCCGAGCAACTGGCCGCGTTGCGGGACCTGCCCGTCGAGCAGGTGGAGCGTGGTCGTGCCCTGCGCGCCGCACTGCGACCCGGCCGGTACGCGGCGCTGCTGACCGGGCTGGTGGTGGCGCTGCTGCTCGGGCTCACCCCGATCGGCGCCCGG
This window harbors:
- the qcrB gene encoding cytochrome bc1 complex cytochrome b subunit, with the protein product MKRRKFDARALPGKAAGQIDDRFQVATPLRKLLNKVFPDHWSFLLGEIALFSFVVVLLTGVYLTFFYDPSLEEVTYDGSYAPLRGVHMTAAYASTLDISFDVRGGLIMRQMHHWGALLFMASIVVHMLRVFFTGAFRKPREANWIIGSLLFWVGFLAGFTGYSLPDDGLSGTGLRIASAIMLSIPVIGSWVTSSIFGGEFPGTVIMGRFYIAHVLLIPGLLVALISVHLGLVFKQKHTQWAGPGRTNDNVVGERMFPRYAIKQGGFFMIVFGVIALMAGIFQINPVWLFGPYEAAVVSAASQPDWYVMFLDGSTRLMPAWELNIPIGDGYVIPPLFWPTVVLPGILVMLSLAYPFLEARYNKDTASHNLLQRPRDVPARTAVGAMAITFFIVLTISGGNDVFADKFYVSLNAMTWVGRIGLILLPPLAYYVTYRICLGLQQHDREVLAHGVETGIIRRLPDGRFVEVHQPLGPTDEHGHGKLEYVGWVVPKKMNRLGALGPAVKGFFFPLEKPVQAAPPPHVPLDPAEEPPAATTPSANREEISSGSR
- a CDS encoding Lrp/AsnC family transcriptional regulator: MITAIVLVDCATDSIPEVAETLAGLAGVSEVYSVAGHVDLIAIVRVREFDEIAEVIAGRISKVPGVLNTESHIAFRAYSQHDLEAAFAIGLGDAD
- a CDS encoding nucleotidyltransferase family protein, whose product is MSGPAPVEAGRICAVVLSAGEGRRLRPLTDRVPKALCPVGNVALLDRALARVGALGFTGPGAVAVNACYLGDQVVCHVGDRAHLSVEPGDPLGTSGGVGRLRDWIDGRGVLVGNADGYLASRDAAPGPDIAALLDGWDGECVRLLGKRLTDPDDQGGFAGHRFAGFSLLPWRYVSALPAEFGDLVRTVWRPAEAAGALQVVGFTGTYLDTGTPWDYLAANLHAAGGHSLLDPSATVVGRHVQSVVGAGAVVRGSVTRSVIWPGARVADGERLVDAIRVGADLTVAAR
- a CDS encoding NUDIX hydrolase; this translates as MITRRSPARALLYGVFYRLPHPLRRRLVRMAVHKYIVGAVTLVTDSEADPTGPGRLLLLRQPPGRSWSLPAGLLRRREEPVVGAARELAEETGIKLSPQALRPASPNAVVHAKGWVDVVFDVAVPASSTELVVDGAEVYEAAWHQLDALPRLTPATARLLAHYGIGPLAAQQTDTDRPQPVDAPEQPRGSG
- a CDS encoding RelA/SpoT family protein, with product MDVDAGPGAAIGRFLPTATPLSARLRAWLSWSPGSPDPVAELIRVHRSVHPTADPGVLRRGYQKADSMHAGQFRKSGEPYITHPLAVAEICAGLGMDTTTLVAALLHDTVEDTTYDLPSLAADFGDEVAHLVDGVTKFDKAFYGKAAEAETIRKMIIAAAKDVRVLVIKLADRLHNMRTLGVRSPASRARIAKATLDVLVPLCDRLGIQKLKRELDDIVLFHLEPDAYQRIEDHLSSRSERAPYLERVCAQAEVALRRERVTAKVAPRPRHRYSIWKDTVAGGHQMPVDLPRIEIVVTGPGTDCYAALGAIHCSWRPVPGRFKDFIAAPKNNLYRSLHTTVMGPDDSPVEVLIRTEAMHRSAEFGVAAPYHFPKAERASAVTRSEELGWLRRALDWSQATIDADQFVHSLRCDLVDAQIQVFAEGRQIVLPAGSTPVDLAYELDPHKGSRCLAVRINGRLAPLASELSDGDVVEIFTESEDQPTGAAPSPAGPRKEWLGFVKSPQAQMQINRWFAEHSEPGISINDKVRLGRATVSLILRKHDRALSNDKPLRRLAEALNYPDMETMLVAVVDRTIEPEAVVDQLIAIVDQRGGLPPAEQTGYL
- a CDS encoding NYN domain-containing protein; its protein translation is MAAPDPTDARPEGAAPTTGAHNPPASTMPPSGPDLAAAAETSPEPVLPEAVRSRIVVLAASALPEIPVDELPAPLRKVAKFAPNRRARYGAAAIAAQLTNDPLFRQRVAARAVDEAGELGEAIASGVTPGAADPVEVAALAYLMRPVSWRDLVAAAGAAVRAEADSAAVAALIDDAEARANRAEHDRTVARVEVDKLRDELARVREELGQLREESRLLARSLREAQTQQRRANELLATERGRAARAAADHDAELRRLRAKLADAELSAGSARQSAKEARAVDDARLWLLLETIGQAAQGLRRELALDPADKLPADFVADSFTDRPAAATSTRARDTDDPARLDDLLSLPRAHLIVDGYNVTKRGFGEVPLEQQRKRLITGLGGIAAQTGDEVTVVFDGAERMHGLPPAPRGVRVLFSRKGETADELIRRLVRAEPSGRAIVVVSSDREVADGVRRHGAYPMGADSLLRRLARS
- a CDS encoding DinB family protein produces the protein MSITVTGERADLLATLRKHRDFLRFTAAGLDDSAATTRSTVSELTIGGIVKHLAVTEQSWMRFAVGGAAEMERVQVDWLDQHRMRPDETLSGLLDEYAAVAEHTDGLISSLPDLDIAHPLPQAPWYEPGASWSVRRVVLHLIAETAQHAGHADIIRESIDGQKTMG